The sequence below is a genomic window from Neomicrococcus aestuarii.
GGAGAGCTGGCCGTGCATGACCCAATCCGGGTGCTCGGTGTTTCCCATGTCGCCATGGCGCATGATGTCGAGGTCGCCGCCGAGAACTTCGTGATAGAACTCGAGGGCTTGCGTTGCTTGGCCATTGAAAAGCAGGTAGGTGGAAATGTTGATCACGGTGGACAACCCTTTCTAGCTATCGCCTGACGGCTCTTGCATCGCAAGCCCTCGCAGAGAACTCTCTCGAGGAAAGTCCTAAAGAACTGGCAGAACTTCCAGACCGCCAAGGTATGGACGCAAAGCGGCTGGAACGTTGACGGAGCCGTCGGCGTTCTGGTGGTGCTCCAACAATGCCACGATCCAGCGGGTGGTGGCGAGGGTTCCGTTCAGGGTTGCTACCGCGCGGGTGCCGCCCTTCTTGCCCTCGGCGTCAACCTGGCGTTCGCGGATGTTCAAACGACGAGCCTGGAACGTGGTGCAGTTCGAGGTTGAAGTCAGCTCGCGGTAGCGCTCCTGGGTAGGAACCCAGGCTTCGCAGTCGAACTTACGGGCGGCGCTCATGCCGAGGTCGCCAGCGGCGGTGTCGATCACGCGGTACGGGAGCTCCACCTTGGCGAGCATCTCTTCTTCCCAGGCCAGCAGCTTGGCGTGCTCAGCTTCGGCCTCTTCGATTGGCGCGTAGATGAACATTTCCAGCTTGTTGAACTGGTGCACGCGGATGATGCCGCGGGTGTCCTTACCGGCGGAACCGGCTTCGCGGCGGTAGCACGTGCTCCAGCCCGCATAACGAATGGGCCCGCCCGCCAAATCCAAGATTTCGTCGGCGTGGTAGCCCGCGAGGGCTACTTCCGAGGTTCCCACCAGGTACAGGTTGTCGCGCTCAAGACGGTAGATTTCGTCGTCGTGCTCCACATCAAAACCGGTGCCCTGCATCGTTTCGGGGCGCACCAAGGTGGGGGTAATGACGGGGATGAAGCCGTAGGAAATCGCCTGATCAAGCGCCATGTTCATGAGCGCAATCTCAAGGCGCGCGCCGACGCCCTTGAGGAAGTAGAAGCGTGAACCGGACACCTTGGCGCCGCGTTCCATGTCGATGGCGCCCAAGAGTTCGCCCAGTTCAAGGTGGTCGCGGGGCTCGAAGCCCTCGGCCGCGAAGTCGCGAGGCGTGCCCACGGTCTTGACCACGGTGAAGTCGTCTTCGCCACCGGCAGGAGCGCCCTCGAGAACGAGGTTCGGCATCATGCGGACCAAGCGCTCTTGCTCGGCCTGCGCTGCGTCAGAAGCGGCGGAAGCTTCCTTCACGCGTGCGGACAATTCTTTGACCTCCGCGAGAAGCGCTTGCTTCTCTTCACCGCCGGCTTTGCCGACCTTCTTCGAGAAGACATTCTGCTCAGCACGCAGAGACTCGAATTCCGCGATTGCAGCGCGGCGAGAAGCGTCCGCGGCAATGATTTGATCCACGAGGGATTCATCGGCTTCGCGGTTGCGCTGCGAAGTACGGAAAAGGTCAGGATTCTCAGTGAGTTCTTTGACGTCGATCACCGTTACAGGTTACCTGTTCCATGTATTCTCAAAGGAATAGAGCATGTCTTCGGCGGAGGGGCGTCACATTGAGTACTCGCGAACAGCGTTTTGCGGTGATTTTGAACCCGTCAAAGAACGGGGCCACCAAGCTTCAAACGCAGTTTTCAGCGGCGGTGAAGGATGCTGGTTTTGAAGAACCCGGCTTCTTCGAGACCACCGTGGATGATCCAGGTCGGCAGATGACCCTCGACGCCATCGAGGCCGGCTACACCGTGATTGTGGCCGCGGGTGGCGACGGCACGGTCCGCGAGGTCGCCGAAGTGCTCGCCCAGCGGGAGACCCCGGAGGGCGAAGAGCCACTCCAGATGGCGATCCTCCCCCTGGGCACCGGCAATTTGCTCGCGAGAAACCTTGAAATCAACGTGGATGATCTTCGCGAATCCATCAGCGGCGCCGTTCACGGCGAGGCCCGTGCCATTGACGCCGTGCGGATCGACCTTGAACGACCCAGTGGCGAGATTGACGAGCACGTGTTCTTGGTGATGGGCGGCGTGGGAATCGACGCCGAAGTCATGGACGACACCCGCGATGACCTCAAGAAGAAGGTCGGCCCCCTCGCCTATGTAGAAGCCGGCTTCCGGAAAATTCAGGGCAGCAACGTTCCCATCAGCTTCAAGGTAGGCGACGGAAACTGGGAAAAGCGCAACGTGCGCTCCGTGATTTTCGCGAACTGCGGCAAGCTTCAAGGCGGATTCGACTTTGTGCCCAACGCCAAAGTGGACGACGGCCTCATGGACCTCGTAGTCATGACCCCACGATCACCCGTTGACTGGGCCCGCATCTTCGTCAAGACCGTGGTTCGCGTGAAGCGCCGCATCCCTGTCATTGAATACTTCCAAGGCGAACAGTTCTCACTTCGCAGCGTGGAACCCATTCTGGCCCAGCTGGATGGAGATCCAGTGGGCGAAGTGATGGGCATCCGTGCGCGCATTTTGCCAAACTCGCTCAACGTCCGAGTTGCCGACGCCCCACGGTGGCCCGGCGCCCTCGGCAACGTGTTTCGCCGCTAGGTCAATTTATCCGTTACGCGCCGACGTAACATTCGGCCACATAGTTCAGAAATCATTTGGTGTAGACCTGATTTTCATTGCCGCCTACACCGTCAACCATTTGGTTCCCACCCACAACTTGATTCATCAGCAATAGCTCCATTTTCACCATTTGCCGAAGATTATTCGATTGCAATTGTGAGAATGGCGTGATTCTCGAACGTCGTTCGGCAAAGTTGTTACTCACGAGTTCATTTTGTGTACTCCTTCCGCGTAGCTTGAGAGGGCGAACTACTCAAACTTCCAGCCGGAAAGAGCATCATGACCAAGAAACTTCTCATTGCGCGACGCACGGCAGTTGCCGCTCTCGCAATCTCCCTGCTTACCGCTTGCGGCGCCAGCAATGGCGGCAGCCAGAGTTCAGCCTCGGCGCTACCCACGGA
It includes:
- a CDS encoding diacylglycerol/lipid kinase family protein, with product MSTREQRFAVILNPSKNGATKLQTQFSAAVKDAGFEEPGFFETTVDDPGRQMTLDAIEAGYTVIVAAGGDGTVREVAEVLAQRETPEGEEPLQMAILPLGTGNLLARNLEINVDDLRESISGAVHGEARAIDAVRIDLERPSGEIDEHVFLVMGGVGIDAEVMDDTRDDLKKKVGPLAYVEAGFRKIQGSNVPISFKVGDGNWEKRNVRSVIFANCGKLQGGFDFVPNAKVDDGLMDLVVMTPRSPVDWARIFVKTVVRVKRRIPVIEYFQGEQFSLRSVEPILAQLDGDPVGEVMGIRARILPNSLNVRVADAPRWPGALGNVFRR
- the serS gene encoding serine--tRNA ligase; translated protein: MIDVKELTENPDLFRTSQRNREADESLVDQIIAADASRRAAIAEFESLRAEQNVFSKKVGKAGGEEKQALLAEVKELSARVKEASAASDAAQAEQERLVRMMPNLVLEGAPAGGEDDFTVVKTVGTPRDFAAEGFEPRDHLELGELLGAIDMERGAKVSGSRFYFLKGVGARLEIALMNMALDQAISYGFIPVITPTLVRPETMQGTGFDVEHDDEIYRLERDNLYLVGTSEVALAGYHADEILDLAGGPIRYAGWSTCYRREAGSAGKDTRGIIRVHQFNKLEMFIYAPIEEAEAEHAKLLAWEEEMLAKVELPYRVIDTAAGDLGMSAARKFDCEAWVPTQERYRELTSTSNCTTFQARRLNIRERQVDAEGKKGGTRAVATLNGTLATTRWIVALLEHHQNADGSVNVPAALRPYLGGLEVLPVL